GATGGCCAGCGTACCGGCCAGGGTGCCCAGGGCCGAACCGCGCATGCCCAGTTCCGGCAGGCCGAACCGGCCGAACACCAGGCCGATGGTCATCACGATGCCCACGGCCTGGCCGATCAATCCCGCCACCAGGGTGATGCGGGTCTTGCCGATGCCGTTGAAGTACGACGACAGCGCCATGTTGAACGTCATGCCCGCGCCGAAGAAGGCCGACCAGAACAGGAACTGCGATTCCAGCCGCGTGAGCGCGGGAGGCCGGCTGCTCAACGAAGGGATCGTTTCCATCAGCGGAGCCAGCAGCAGCATGGCCGCGGCGAGCACGAGCCCTATCGCGATGCCGATCGCGGCCTGGTAGGCCGCGTCCCCGTGCCCGGAACGACCGAAGGCCTGCGCCACGCACGAGCGGGAGAAGCCGACCACGGCCACGAAGAAGCCGACGATCGCCATGGCCGTGTACACCGCCGGTCCCGACGCCGCCAGCGTGTCGCTCGAATACCTCGCCAGGCAGATGCGGTCCACGAGCATCAGCACGAGGTTGCCGATCATCGACCCCATCAGGGGCAACGAGACGTCGAGGATCCGCCGCGCGATGGCGAGGTTCGATGGCGTGCCCGGCGGATTCACCGGCGCACCCTCGGCTTCAGCCGCACCGGCAGCGAACTGGGCGCCATGAAGAAGTTCAGCACCTCCTTCGGCGGCGGCGCCTTGGCATCCAGCTCGAGGTCGAAATTGCGCACGATCATCGCGACCACCATCTTGATCTCCGTCAGGGCGAGAAAACGGCCAGGACACAGGCGCGAACCTCCCCCGAAGGGAAACAGCTTGCGAGACGGATCCTCTTCCCGCTTCGGCCGCTGCCCGGGAATCCAGCGTTCGGGGCGAAACGCCTCGCGATCGGGAAACTGCGCCTCGTCCAGGCCTTCGCCTGCGGTGGCGACGATGACGGTGGTGTTCTTCGGGATGAAGGTATCGGCGACCACGCAATCGGCGTTGGCGGTCAAACCGACGTAAGGCGCCACCGAACGCAGGCGCTGCGTTTCGCTGTGCGCCGCCTCGAGATAGGTGAACAGCTTCATCCGCTCCCAGTCGCGCGGAAGCGTGTCCCCGTCCAGCACCGCGTCCACCTCGGCGCGCAGGGCGGCGGCCGCTTGGGGGTTCTGCGCCAGTAGGTGGATCATCCAGGCGATGGAATTGGCGGTGGTGTCCTCGCCGCCGATCACGCTGAGGATGGCGTTGCTCACCAGCTCCTCGTCGGTGAAGCCCGATTCGGGATCGTCGGCGGCCACGATCATCGCTTCGAGCATGTTGCCCGGCTTGCGCTGGCGATCCATGCGCTCGCGCGTATCGCGGATGAACTCCTTCACCTTCGCCTCGATGTCGGCCGACGAGCGTTCGGCGGCACGGTCCACCGGCAGCCTGAAATACCGCCAATACGGAAACGCCGCGGTGGTGCGCTGTCCCAGGCGAAGGAAGATGGCATCGATGTCGCGTTGCAGCGGATCGCCTTCGTGGTTCACCGCGTCGATGTCGTGTCCCATCGCGAGCCCCACGATGATGTCCAGCGCCATCGCCTTGAGCTCGCGCTTGAGGTCCACCGCCTTGCCTTCCGCCAGCATGGCCGCCCAACGGTCGAACATCCGTTCGGTCATCGCGATCATGGTGGGGAAAAAATTGCGGATCACTTCTACGTTGAGCCCGCTCATCACCAGCTTGCGCTGCTTGCGCCATGCCTCGCCCTCGGCGGTGATGACGCCGCCGACGTTCAGTTCGCTCATCACCTGCTTCAGGCCGCCGGCCCGGCGGAAGCCATCCGGCCTCTCGCGCAGCAGCGAATGGACGGTGGCTGCGTCGGAGACGATCACGAGGGGATGGCCGAATACCTCCAGCCGGAACATGGGGCCGTGTTCGCGCACCCAGGCAGTGAACTTCTGGTGCATCTGGCGCCCGGCCAGTTGCAGCGCGTTGCCCGCGTAGGGATGGCCTTTCGGGCACGGCAAGTCGGCGACGGTGCGCGAGTACCGCGGGGCGACCGGGGCGTCGGCGACGAGGGTGTCGTTCATGGTGTCCTCCATGCTCATGGGGTGGTCGCCGTCCGCGCCGCATGGGCCGCGTGGTTGCGGATGCGCTGGGAGATGTCGCGTGCCAGGCGATCGGCGAGCGGCGGACGCACGATCGAGGTATGCGTGCCACCGATGCGCACCACGTCGAGGTGCCTGCCGATGAGGTCCTGCCAGCCCAGGCTCGCGTCTTCGCCTTCCCGGCGGTCGGCGGCGTAGAACGTCACGGGCAGCTTCGCCATCGGCGGCAGGTACTCGTCGCCGGCCTTTCCGCTGGTCTGGTAGATGCCCACGAAACGCTTCACGTCGTCCACGTCGAGGTGCTCGGGCACGAAGGCCGCCTTGCGGCAGCCGGCGATCATGGCGTCGAGGTCGCCGCGGGCCGCCAGCGCGGCGAGTTCGGGATAGGCCGGGTGCGACGACGGGTCGGGGCCACCCGCGTTGATATCCAGCAGCCAGTTCAGCAACGCCCTGCATGCGCTCGACCTGACCGGATGCTCGGCCGTCGATCGTGCGCGCACCGGCGGACTGCTGGTATCGATCATGCCGACGAAGCGCACCTCCTCGCCCGCCGCGTGCAGGCGATGGGCGATCTCGTAGGCCACCATGCCGCCCAGCGACCAGCCGGCCAGCGCGTAGGGGCCCGACGGCTGCACCTGGCGCACGGCCTCGAGATAGTCCGCCGCCATGGCGCCGATGCTGGCATGCGGCATCTCGCCGATGGCCAAACCGTACACCGGTTGCTCCGGATCGAGATAAGGCGCCAGGTCGAAGGCGTATTGCACGCCTCCGCCGATGGGGTGGACGAGGAACAGCGGCATGGACCGTCCCGCCGGGCGGATGGGCACCAGGTTGGGATGCGTACCGGCGCGTTTCTTCGAGTCGATGAAGGCGGCCAGCGATTCCAGCGTGGCATGCGAGAACAGGTCGCGCAGTTCGACGGTGCCCATATGGTGCTTGCGCAACTGCGAGGCCAACTGCGTCGCCATGAGCGAATGACCGCCCAATTCAAAGAAGTCGTCGGCGACGGCCACGTTCTCCACCTTCAGCAATTCGCTCCACAGCGCCGCGACCGCTTTCTCGGTGGCCGTGCGCGGAGCGATGCGGACGGCATGTCCCTGGGTCGCTTCAGGCGCCGGAAGCGCCTTGCGGTCGACCTTGCCGTTGGAAGTCAGGGGCATCGCCTCGAGCGCGACGAAGTGCTCCGGCAGCATGTAGTCGGGCAGGCTTTGCGACAACATGCGGCGCAGGGAAGCCGCATCGGGCAAGGTCTGTGCGTCGTGCGGCACGAGGTAGGCCACCAGTCGCGGGATGTTCCGCTCGTCGGGCCGCGCGAGCACGACCACGTCACGCACGGCCTCCACGGCGGCCAGGGTCGATTCGATCTCACCCAGCTCGATGCGCAGCCCGCGGATCTTCACCTGGTGGTCGCTGCGCCCCAGGTACTCGATCGCGCCGTCGGGCAGGTACCGGGCCAGGTCGCCCGAGCGGTACATGCGCGCGCCGGGTACCGTACTGAACGGGTTCGGCACGAACGCCTCGCTCGTCAGTTCCGGCCGGTTGACGTAACCGCGGGCGAGGCCGACGCCGGCGATGTAGAGATGACCCACCACGCCGACGGGTACGGGGTGCAGGAAGTCGTCCACGATATGGATCTGGATGTTGGCGATGGGGTAGCCGATCGGCACG
This window of the Luteibacter aegosomatis genome carries:
- a CDS encoding cytochrome P450, which produces MNDTLVADAPVAPRYSRTVADLPCPKGHPYAGNALQLAGRQMHQKFTAWVREHGPMFRLEVFGHPLVIVSDAATVHSLLRERPDGFRRAGGLKQVMSELNVGGVITAEGEAWRKQRKLVMSGLNVEVIRNFFPTMIAMTERMFDRWAAMLAEGKAVDLKRELKAMALDIIVGLAMGHDIDAVNHEGDPLQRDIDAIFLRLGQRTTAAFPYWRYFRLPVDRAAERSSADIEAKVKEFIRDTRERMDRQRKPGNMLEAMIVAADDPESGFTDEELVSNAILSVIGGEDTTANSIAWMIHLLAQNPQAAAALRAEVDAVLDGDTLPRDWERMKLFTYLEAAHSETQRLRSVAPYVGLTANADCVVADTFIPKNTTVIVATAGEGLDEAQFPDREAFRPERWIPGQRPKREEDPSRKLFPFGGGSRLCPGRFLALTEIKMVVAMIVRNFDLELDAKAPPPKEVLNFFMAPSSLPVRLKPRVRR